The sequence below is a genomic window from Phoenix dactylifera cultivar Barhee BC4 chromosome 8, palm_55x_up_171113_PBpolish2nd_filt_p, whole genome shotgun sequence.
AGTGCATCTGCGCATATAATAAACAACAGTGGAGAGAGGGGGCATCCCTGACGCAATCCCCCAGAAGACTCAAAATACCGTGAAGGCGATCCATTTACCGGGATGGCAAAAGAGGGGGCTCTGATGCATCCCATAACCCATCTGATCCATGCCTCAGGAAAACCAAATCCCTGCAAGGACTGCTGCACaaaatcccatctcatcctATCATATGCTCTCTCCATGTCAAGCTTGATCCCCATCAAACTCCTCCTACTAGAGGCCCTACCaagatcaaacataaactcctgCGCAATAAGGACATTATCTGTAATACTCCGCCCTCCCACAAAAGCCCCCTGCTCCGGGCTAATCAGTCTCGGTAGAATATCTCTCAGTCTCAAAGCTAGTATCTTCGCCGTCACCTTGTACAAAGTAGTACACAGGCTGATCGGGCGAAAGTGACTCGGCTCAGAAGCATCCTGTCGCTTCGGTATCAGGGTGACTAGGGTCCTCTGCCAATCTGTAGACATCACGGCTGTACTAAAATACTGCTGTATGGCCTCCGTCACCCTCTGTCCCACAATCATCCAGTACCTCCGAAAGAAAAATGGTGGAAAGCCGTCCGGGCCGGGTGTCTTGTCCCCCTCAAGGGACCACATCACCTCCTGAATCTCCCTAGCCAATACCGGCCTAATCAGTGCTGCTGTATCCTCCTCCACCACCCGTATCGAAGGTGGCACAGGACCCTCTGAAGCCACGGGGCCCGTCTGCTCAGACCATCTAGCCCTGAAAAAGCCCTCCAACACCCTACGAATCATATCTGGGTCCTCCACTAGCTGCCCATCCTCATCCCTGATCGCCCTGATCCTGTTCCGATGCCTCCTAATTACTGCCGCCTGGTGGAAAAATCTAGTATTCCGGTCCCCCTCCTGGATCCACTGTACCCTCGATTTCTGTCTCCACAGGATCTCCTGCTGTCTCAAAAGGGAATCATGCATGGCTAGAAGTGACCTGAGCTCCCCCAACTCCTCCTCTGCCAAGCCTCCCTCCCCGGCCTCCTGAGTCTGTAGCTTGGCAATGGCCTCCTCGGCCTCCTCAATCCTCCTAAAAATATTCCCCACCTCCTCCTGGTTCCACCTTTTCAACCTTCTCTTCGTCAGCTCCAATAGACGAGACACACGATACATAGCATCACCTCTCACCGGTACGCCCCATGCCGCCCTAACAATCTCCCAAGACCGTGGATAACACGTCCAAAACTTCTCAAATCTAAAGGGGGAGCGAAAAGAGACAACTGCATCAGTACTAACCAGTAAGGGACAGTGGTCGGATGCAATCCTCGGCAGATGACGGACCTGATAGTCAGAGAAACACTGAACCCACCCTGGTGTGGCAAAGGCTCTGTCCAATCTCTCCCAAACCCGGGCCTGCCCCTGCTGATTGTTGCACCAAGTAAATTGTGGGCCCGAGAACCCCAAATCTATCAATCCATTTGACATAATAAATTCCTGGAACTCCCTGATTTCCCTTCTGTAAGTAAAGGCCCTCCCCCCCTCTTCTCTTGAGGATCAACAATACAATTGAAATCACCTGCCACTATCATAGGATATCCCTGATTTATAAGCTGAGTCGCCTCCGCCCACAACCGCCTGCGCTCTCTGTAGTCTGTGCTGGCATACACTGCTGCTAGTACCCAAGGGCTGCGATTAGCTTCCGATATTACTAGGATAACCTCTTGTTTGCATACATTGAATACATCAACTTCATAGTCCCCTTGTGCCCAAGTCACAATAATACCACCAGATAAACCTTGAGATTCCACTGCATGAAATCCCCAAGACCTCGGAACTGCAGCTCTAGCCTTCTGAAGGCTCCGCCCGGATAATCGAGTCTCAAACAAAACACAAATCTCAGGTCTATGCAGATGCACCAACCTACGAAAAGCCGGAGCAAAGGAAGGCTTCCCTGCACCCCGGCAGTTCCAAAGGAGGGCTCTCATGATGCACTGGGGGCGTCGGCGCAACCCGCAACCTTCGGGCCGCTGTCACTTCTTGCTTCCAATTCCGGTTCCTCACCACACCCCAAATCTCCTCCCATCTCCAACCCACTGTGCTTCACCCCCTTAGCCGAAGCCAAGAGTCGCTGCAGAGCCTCCTTGTGTGACCCACTGTGGGATTGTGCCAATTGGCACACTAGCTCCTCTGAATTCACAGCTTGATTGTGCTGTGATCCCACCTCATAGCCATCACCACAGAGTCCCCCATCCACACGGTCTGGGCCATCAGCCACGCTCCCCATTAGATTAGGATCAGAATAGTGAAAGCCCCCATCACAGAGAGCACTACTGTGTTGGCGTGCCAGCCGGCACGCCTTGTCACAGTCTCCTCCCCCTGAGCTCACCTTGAGGATGGTGCTTCCCCCACCAACtcaggccaccacc
It includes:
- the LOC120111723 gene encoding uncharacterized protein LOC120111723; amino-acid sequence: MRALLWNCRGAGKPSFAPAFRRLVHLHRPEICVLFETRLSGRSLQKARAAVPRSWGFHAVESQGLSGGIIVTWAQGDYEVDVFNVCKQEVILVISEANRSPWVLAAVYASTDYRERRRLWAEATQLINQGYPMIVADLGFSGPQFTWCNNQQGQARVWERLDRAFATPGWVQCFSDYQVRHLPRIASDHCPLLVSTDAVVSFRSPFRFEKFWTCYPRSWEIVRAAWGVPVRGDAMYRVSRLLELTKRRLKRWNQEEVGNIFRRIEEAEEAIAKLQTQEAGEGGLAEEELGELRSLLAMHDSLLRQQEILWRQKSRVQWIQEGDRNTRFFHQAAVIRRHRNRIRAIRDEDGQLVEDPDMIRRVLEGFFRARWSEQTGPVASEGPVPPSIRVVEEDTAALIRPVLAREIQEVMWSLEGDKTPGPDGFPPFFFRRYWMIVGQRVTEAIQQYFSTAVMSTDWQRTLVTLIPKRQDASEPSHFRPISLCTTLYKVTAKILALRLRDILPRLISPEQGAFVGGRSITDNVLIAQEFMFDLGRASSRRSLMGIKLDMERAYDRMRWDFVQQSLQGFGFPEAWIRWVMGCIRAPSFAIPVNGSPSRNASIFEGRRLPPRMVVDRAMRYAREVTTAAISFTSEIARDIWGTLSAATAPSMSVDGVSGGAGFVIRDHRGRLIAAGGCRTPGFTAVGAELRAAWEGIAYARRVLRAEHICLEGDSSVVIDWIRGVDRFGDSHPLIREVRRLAQELSDFQAAHVFREANSVADWVASFVARHSGEVIWTSVGDIPPTFYSLLSFDLAGSSGFSVNSLVYTFPAQAKVAIDFRRREIEEL